One Paracidovorax avenae ATCC 19860 genomic region harbors:
- the katG gene encoding catalase/peroxidase HPI, giving the protein MTQDATKCPFHAAAANGGTINKDWWPNQLRLDLLSQHSGKTDPLGGSFNYAEEFKKLDYEGLKRDLRALMTDSQDWWPADFGHYGPQFVRMAWHAAGTYRTGDGRGGAGRGQQRFAPLNSWPDNVNIDKSRRLLWPIKQKYGQKISWADLLVLTGNVALETMGFRTFGFAGGREDTWEPDQDVYWGSEKTWLGGDARYGKGTPGDGTLVAEPAMHGHEKERVLENPLAAVQMGLIYVNPEGPEGNPDPVAAAHDIRETFARMAMDDEETVALIAGGHTFGKTHGAGPADHVGPEPEAAGLEHQGLGWASSFGSGKAGDAITSGLEVTWTSTPAQWGNEFFENLFKFEWELTKSPAGAHQWQAKNAPATIPDAHDPSKKRVPTMLTTDLSLRFDPAYEKISRRFLENPQAFAEAFARAWFKLTHRDMGPRARYLGPEVPKEELVWQDPIPAVTHDLVDAADVAALKERVLASGLTVQELVGTAWASASTFRGSDKRGGANGARIRLSPQKDWAVNQPDQLARVLQVLEGIQRDFNKGADGDKRVSLADLIVLAGATGVEQAAKAAGVAVSVPFNPGRADARQDQTDVDSFAVLEPVADGFRNYTKARYSVPAEVLLLDKAQLLTLTAPEMTVLVGGLRAININVGGSAHGVFTATPGALTNDFFANLLDMSTEWKATGDLFEGRDRKSGEKKWTGTRVDLVFGSNSVLRSLAEVYASADAKEKFVRDFVAAWAKVMDLDRFDLR; this is encoded by the coding sequence ACGCAACCAAGTGCCCGTTCCACGCAGCCGCTGCCAACGGTGGCACGATCAACAAGGACTGGTGGCCCAACCAGCTGCGCCTCGACCTCCTCAGCCAGCACTCGGGCAAAACCGATCCCTTGGGCGGCTCCTTCAATTATGCCGAGGAGTTCAAGAAGCTGGACTACGAAGGCCTCAAGCGCGACCTGCGCGCCCTCATGACGGATTCACAGGACTGGTGGCCCGCCGACTTCGGCCACTACGGCCCGCAGTTCGTCCGCATGGCCTGGCATGCCGCCGGCACCTACCGCACGGGCGACGGCCGCGGCGGCGCGGGCCGGGGCCAGCAGCGCTTCGCCCCCCTCAACAGCTGGCCCGACAACGTCAACATCGACAAGTCCCGCCGCCTGCTCTGGCCCATCAAGCAGAAGTACGGCCAGAAAATCTCCTGGGCCGACCTGCTGGTGCTGACCGGCAACGTGGCGCTGGAAACCATGGGCTTCCGCACCTTCGGCTTCGCCGGCGGCCGCGAGGACACCTGGGAACCCGATCAGGACGTGTACTGGGGCAGCGAGAAGACCTGGCTGGGCGGCGATGCGCGCTATGGCAAGGGCACGCCGGGCGACGGCACCCTGGTGGCCGAGCCCGCAATGCACGGCCACGAGAAGGAGCGCGTGCTCGAGAACCCGCTGGCCGCCGTGCAGATGGGCCTGATCTACGTGAACCCCGAAGGCCCCGAAGGCAACCCCGACCCGGTGGCCGCCGCGCACGACATCCGCGAAACCTTCGCCCGCATGGCCATGGACGACGAGGAAACCGTCGCGCTGATCGCCGGCGGTCACACCTTCGGCAAGACCCACGGCGCCGGCCCGGCCGACCACGTGGGCCCCGAACCCGAAGCCGCGGGCCTGGAGCACCAGGGCCTGGGCTGGGCCAGCAGCTTCGGCTCCGGCAAGGCGGGCGACGCCATCACCAGCGGCTTGGAAGTCACCTGGACCAGCACGCCCGCCCAGTGGGGCAACGAATTCTTCGAGAACCTGTTCAAGTTCGAATGGGAACTCACCAAGAGCCCGGCCGGTGCCCACCAGTGGCAGGCCAAGAATGCGCCCGCCACCATCCCCGATGCGCACGACCCGTCGAAAAAGCGCGTGCCGACCATGCTCACGACCGACCTGTCGCTGCGGTTCGACCCGGCCTACGAAAAGATCTCGCGCCGCTTCCTGGAAAATCCGCAGGCCTTCGCCGAAGCCTTCGCCCGTGCCTGGTTCAAGCTGACGCATCGCGACATGGGCCCGCGCGCCCGTTACCTGGGCCCCGAAGTGCCGAAGGAAGAACTGGTCTGGCAGGACCCGATCCCGGCCGTCACCCACGACCTGGTCGATGCCGCCGACGTGGCTGCGCTCAAAGAACGCGTGCTGGCCTCGGGCCTCACCGTGCAGGAGCTGGTCGGTACCGCCTGGGCCTCGGCCTCCACCTTCCGCGGCTCCGACAAGCGCGGCGGCGCCAACGGTGCGCGCATCCGCCTCAGCCCCCAGAAGGACTGGGCCGTCAACCAGCCTGATCAGCTGGCCCGCGTGCTGCAGGTGCTCGAAGGCATCCAGCGCGACTTCAACAAGGGCGCCGACGGCGACAAGCGCGTCTCGCTGGCCGACCTGATCGTGCTGGCCGGCGCAACCGGCGTGGAGCAGGCCGCCAAGGCCGCTGGCGTGGCCGTGAGCGTGCCGTTCAATCCCGGCCGTGCAGATGCCCGCCAGGACCAGACCGACGTGGACTCGTTCGCTGTGCTGGAGCCGGTGGCCGATGGCTTCCGCAACTACACCAAGGCCCGCTACAGCGTGCCGGCCGAGGTGCTGCTGCTGGACAAGGCCCAGTTGCTGACGCTCACGGCGCCCGAAATGACGGTGCTCGTCGGCGGCCTGCGCGCCATCAACATCAACGTGGGCGGCAGCGCGCACGGCGTCTTCACCGCCACGCCCGGCGCGCTGACGAACGACTTCTTCGCCAACCTGCTGGACATGTCCACCGAGTGGAAGGCCACGGGCGACCTGTTCGAGGGCCGCGACCGCAAGAGCGGCGAGAAGAAGTGGACCGGCACGCGCGTCGACCTGGTCTTCGGATCCAACTCCGTTCTGCGCTCCCTGGCCGAGGTGTACGCCAGCGCCGACGCCAAGGAGAAGTTCGTGCGCGACTTCGTGGCCGCCTGGGCCAAGGTGATGGACCTGGACCGTTTCGACCTGCGCTGA
- a CDS encoding YdgA family protein, with product MDNKKVGVAVAVVVAVAAAYGGATWYLGQRAQAGYQDAVAELRKALGDDAVVSNDYDQGFFSSKARLVMQWAGAPAQEGRPASPPLRLVVDTVVRHGPLAGARVAAAVADYRFALEGLDDEALAHLDKASAPVLTSVHHLTGSHDVHLRLPAGEAEGGDGVALRWQEMVYDMAIGRDGRHFQGHFRWPEVGLTGIPDASVQAEAEEEEEENDADETASPEPVDRTSITLQGMEGSFDNVAISGLWGVGVGKADFRVGRVATSVHPAAGGDARHTLDLRNVAGTYAIDATDDTLGMTTTLSTAGRIGAIDFESIGLEEKIQRISIEALRNFQRMVLDGYRAGGLAEAKATMEQRGTAVLMENAPRLVQALPAYSMKMKATYQGQTGQLEYGGEVKRAPSDAEVAQAGWMSALMKTSVLQATARVPKAWALPLMQSTGRPGAQAQDVDAMVAMAQSSGYLLQEGEFLTSAIQLQPGQLTLNGKTLPLPSGAAR from the coding sequence ATGGACAACAAGAAAGTGGGAGTGGCAGTCGCCGTGGTGGTGGCGGTCGCAGCGGCGTACGGTGGCGCGACCTGGTACCTGGGCCAGCGCGCCCAGGCGGGCTACCAGGATGCCGTGGCCGAGTTGCGCAAGGCGCTCGGCGACGATGCGGTGGTCTCCAACGATTACGACCAGGGATTCTTCTCATCGAAGGCACGCCTGGTGATGCAATGGGCCGGGGCGCCCGCGCAAGAGGGCCGTCCTGCTTCCCCGCCGCTGCGCCTGGTGGTGGACACCGTGGTACGGCACGGCCCGCTGGCCGGCGCGCGGGTCGCAGCTGCGGTGGCGGACTACCGGTTCGCGCTGGAAGGGCTGGACGACGAAGCCCTGGCCCACCTGGACAAGGCATCCGCCCCCGTGCTGACGAGCGTGCACCATCTCACGGGCAGCCACGATGTCCACCTGCGGCTGCCTGCCGGCGAGGCGGAGGGCGGCGACGGCGTGGCCCTGCGGTGGCAGGAGATGGTGTACGACATGGCCATCGGCCGCGACGGCAGGCACTTCCAGGGCCACTTTCGCTGGCCGGAAGTCGGCCTGACAGGCATCCCCGACGCTTCCGTGCAGGCGGAGGCCGAAGAGGAGGAGGAAGAGAATGACGCCGACGAGACGGCGTCCCCCGAGCCCGTGGACCGCACGTCGATCACCCTGCAGGGCATGGAGGGCAGCTTCGACAACGTCGCCATCAGCGGGCTTTGGGGCGTGGGCGTGGGCAAGGCCGACTTCCGCGTAGGGCGGGTCGCCACCAGCGTCCATCCGGCGGCAGGTGGCGACGCCCGGCACACGCTGGACCTCAGGAACGTCGCAGGGACGTATGCCATCGATGCCACCGACGACACGCTGGGCATGACGACGACGCTGAGCACGGCTGGGCGCATCGGCGCGATCGACTTCGAGTCGATCGGCCTGGAGGAAAAGATCCAGCGCATCAGCATCGAAGCGCTCCGCAACTTCCAGCGCATGGTGCTGGATGGCTACCGCGCGGGCGGTCTCGCCGAGGCGAAGGCCACCATGGAGCAGCGGGGAACGGCCGTGCTGATGGAGAACGCGCCGCGCCTGGTCCAGGCCCTTCCCGCCTACTCGATGAAGATGAAGGCGACCTACCAGGGCCAGACGGGCCAGCTTGAATACGGCGGCGAAGTGAAGCGCGCGCCTTCCGACGCTGAGGTGGCGCAGGCGGGCTGGATGTCGGCCTTGATGAAAACCTCGGTGCTGCAGGCCACGGCGCGGGTGCCCAAGGCCTGGGCGCTGCCGCTGATGCAGTCCACGGGCCGGCCCGGTGCCCAGGCGCAGGACGTGGATGCCATGGTGGCGATGGCCCAGTCGTCGGGCTACCTGCTCCAGGAGGGCGAGTTCCTGACCAGCGCGATCCAGCTGCAGCCGGGCCAGTTGACGCTCAACGGCAAGACCCTGCCGCTGCCGTCCGGCGCGGCGCGCTGA